In one Moritella sp. 5 genomic region, the following are encoded:
- the sppA gene encoding signal peptide peptidase SppA, which yields MRKLFSLLGFILSKIGRSITFTRNLILNLFFISFIAIIILALQQQKEAPVTFADNTALVLNLNGVLVDQPKLVDPFDQVIGELVDSQNVINEIAISDVVSVINSAKTDNAISALILDLAQLKPASLTKLTDISDALVEFKKSNKPIYAYGDYFSQEQYFLASFADEILLNPAGGVLLQGYGSYSLYFKDAIDKLNLSSHVFRVGTYKSFVEPFTRSDMSAESKEAKLNWLNQLWDTYTSTVANNRLINADDVAPKADIFIAQLQSVNGNIAQYALKQKLVDQLLTREQISRYLAKKLNSESDKYEKVEFLDYLKLLPTQFEEQGFASKPGVGIIFANGQILDGTQPSGAIGGKSLTKLLLQAKDDEQIKALVLRIDSPGGSAFASEQIRTALLEVKESGKPVIVSMGSVAASGGYWIASAADEIWAKPTTITGSIGIFGLFATTEKLLAKMGIYSDGVGTTDYTGLSVNRELPEHMAKIIQMTVENGYSNFLTVVAEGRDMTTEEVDKVAQGRVWTGSDALNLGLIDNLGSLDDAIASAAKKAGVSSDSLILIQTPRSERDRLLSMFTQSVAKQVLTELNISPNGRIATWLATMSLQAGQLTNYSDPQGLYVECLVCEIK from the coding sequence ATGAGAAAATTATTCTCACTACTCGGATTCATTCTTTCTAAAATAGGTCGCTCGATTACATTCACGCGTAATTTAATCTTGAACCTGTTTTTCATTTCTTTTATAGCAATTATTATTCTTGCTTTGCAGCAGCAAAAAGAAGCACCAGTCACATTCGCAGATAATACCGCTTTGGTTCTCAACTTAAACGGAGTCTTGGTTGATCAACCAAAATTAGTTGATCCATTCGACCAAGTTATTGGTGAGCTTGTTGATTCTCAAAATGTCATTAATGAAATTGCTATTTCAGACGTTGTTAGCGTCATTAACAGCGCGAAGACAGACAATGCCATTAGCGCACTAATCTTAGATCTCGCACAGCTAAAACCAGCGAGTTTAACGAAATTAACGGATATTTCGGATGCATTAGTTGAATTCAAAAAAAGTAACAAGCCAATTTACGCTTACGGTGATTACTTTAGCCAAGAACAATACTTCCTTGCTTCATTTGCGGATGAAATTCTGTTAAATCCTGCAGGTGGTGTGTTACTACAAGGTTATGGTAGTTATAGTCTTTATTTCAAAGATGCCATTGATAAGCTAAATCTATCATCACATGTGTTCCGTGTAGGCACTTATAAATCATTTGTTGAACCCTTTACACGTAGTGACATGTCAGCAGAAAGTAAAGAAGCCAAATTAAACTGGTTAAATCAACTTTGGGATACCTACACCAGCACCGTTGCTAATAATCGCTTAATTAACGCTGACGACGTAGCGCCTAAAGCAGATATATTTATTGCACAATTGCAATCAGTCAATGGCAACATTGCGCAATATGCTTTAAAACAAAAACTTGTAGACCAACTATTAACACGTGAACAAATTTCTCGTTATCTGGCTAAAAAGCTAAACAGTGAATCAGATAAATATGAAAAAGTTGAGTTTTTAGATTACCTTAAACTTCTTCCGACACAGTTTGAAGAACAAGGTTTTGCGAGTAAACCTGGTGTCGGTATCATTTTTGCTAATGGCCAGATCTTAGATGGTACTCAACCTTCTGGTGCGATTGGCGGAAAATCGCTAACTAAGCTGTTACTACAAGCGAAAGACGATGAACAAATTAAAGCCTTAGTTCTACGAATCGACAGTCCAGGCGGTAGTGCATTTGCGTCAGAACAAATCCGAACCGCATTATTAGAAGTAAAAGAATCGGGTAAACCCGTTATTGTTTCGATGGGCAGCGTCGCCGCATCTGGTGGTTATTGGATAGCCTCTGCAGCTGATGAAATTTGGGCTAAACCAACCACTATCACCGGTTCAATTGGTATCTTTGGTCTATTTGCGACAACTGAAAAATTACTCGCTAAAATGGGCATTTACAGTGATGGTGTCGGGACAACCGATTACACAGGACTGTCTGTAAATCGAGAACTACCTGAGCACATGGCTAAAATTATCCAAATGACGGTTGAAAATGGCTATAGCAACTTCTTAACTGTCGTTGCTGAAGGTCGCGATATGACAACAGAAGAAGTTGATAAGGTTGCTCAAGGTCGTGTTTGGACTGGTAGCGATGCGCTTAATCTTGGTCTTATTGATAACCTTGGCAGCCTTGATGATGCAATTGCGTCTGCCGCTAAAAAAGCGGGTGTATCGAGTGATTCATTAATTTTAATTCAAACACCCCGTAGTGAGCGCGATAGATTACTGTCTATGTTCACTCAATCTGTTGCAAAGCAAGTATTAACAGAACTCAACATTAGTCCTAATGGTCGTATCGCTACTTGGTTAGCAACGATGAGCCTACAAGCCGGACAGCTCACTAACTACTCAGATCCACAAGGACTATATGTGGAATGTTTAGTGTGCGAAATTAAATAA